The proteins below come from a single Mycolicibacterium sp. TY81 genomic window:
- a CDS encoding oxidoreductase, with translation MAAPDPLAPLAELPGVAEAGDEAREALGRAHRHKVNLRGWPATAAEASMRAARASSVLDGGSLSFSKDGEAPAKGERADAVLAGALRVAEALEGGATALVGVWQRAPLQAIARLHSLAAADLTDPDRLGRPRTDDPDVGRRLELLGEIVSGGSRVPATVLAGVAHGELLSLAPFGVADGVVARAVSRLITMSSGLDPHGLGVPEMYWMRQVGEYRAAARGFASGTADGLTAWLICSSRALHAGAREALSIAQASAK, from the coding sequence GTGGCTGCACCTGACCCGCTGGCTCCCCTGGCCGAACTGCCCGGCGTGGCCGAGGCCGGAGACGAGGCGCGTGAAGCGCTCGGCCGGGCCCACCGGCACAAGGTGAACTTGCGCGGTTGGCCGGCCACCGCGGCCGAGGCGTCGATGCGGGCCGCTCGGGCGTCGTCGGTACTCGACGGCGGATCCCTGAGCTTCAGTAAGGACGGCGAGGCCCCGGCGAAAGGTGAGCGCGCCGACGCGGTGCTCGCCGGCGCGCTGCGCGTGGCCGAAGCGCTCGAAGGCGGCGCGACCGCGCTCGTCGGCGTCTGGCAGCGCGCGCCGTTGCAGGCGATCGCCCGGCTGCACTCGCTGGCGGCCGCGGATCTGACGGACCCGGACCGGCTCGGCCGGCCCCGCACCGACGATCCGGACGTGGGCCGCCGGCTCGAGCTGCTCGGCGAGATCGTGAGCGGTGGGAGCCGGGTACCGGCGACCGTCCTCGCGGGCGTCGCTCATGGCGAACTACTGAGCCTGGCTCCATTCGGGGTCGCCGACGGTGTGGTGGCGCGCGCGGTGTCCCGGTTGATCACCATGTCCAGTGGACTCGACCCGCACGGCCTCGGCGTACCGGAGATGTACTGGATGCGCCAGGTTGGCGAATACCGTGCCGCGGCACGGGGCTTCGCGTCGGGCACGGCCGACGGGCTGACGGCGTGGTTGATCTGCAGCAGTCGTGCGCTGCACGCCGGGGCCCGGGAGGCGCTGTCGATCGCGCAGGCCTCGGCCAAGTAG
- a CDS encoding tyrosine-type recombinase/integrase: MSFGDYQLLVDPDSLRALDELDSAEVGLSDVWLVQAFQGGRISEVLNLRLGCIGLVGVAQPYLWRDISKVNVVDYGIPCHVPVYERLLRRQAITKAKLRNRYRKRLAALDGRGRERLEAEWERTMPLFPGAHLNPDLTLEVSYTSFSKTWKKWFAGLGLSGITTHQTRATLATSLLNNGAPAELVRQLLGHFSDEALAHYARYNDASMAKHLKQIWAAGPGTNKPGTILLRPGDLDADPATLRDRIDLAVIPVEHGICRYGPVVGGESCPFAKNCTNGPQGPCEHFALTGADLAYWERKRDAAFHFAEGAPNEDARDYILSAWDPWQPVLAGLREALDELGLLEEAEKLDLRSPTHDYFHPVFTTGWTLDQLTPTGSRIGDDDRMTTHSPKPRVAAKRRRPVEAIEKRAHRSIECEQRVRKALNRLTKTGIPFTVKDVCDLAGVGKTFIYDPRHPELTQAILDARNASQIAVTTRAEDRVDGRTSSWRERAINAESHAKKLKSDLADRDSRIADLVGQLYDPDGVHLVDENARLRGLLAVANQNLKDVHTEVQKLTRSLDAARANVKRERQRNVTQLFTADHPVQQ; encoded by the coding sequence TTGAGCTTCGGTGATTATCAACTGCTCGTAGATCCCGACAGCCTGCGTGCACTCGACGAATTGGACTCCGCAGAGGTGGGCCTGTCTGACGTGTGGCTGGTGCAGGCGTTTCAGGGCGGCCGGATCAGCGAGGTCCTGAACCTGCGCCTGGGGTGCATCGGGCTGGTCGGGGTGGCGCAGCCGTACCTGTGGCGCGACATCAGCAAAGTCAACGTGGTCGATTACGGAATACCCTGCCACGTACCGGTTTACGAGCGGCTGCTGCGCCGCCAGGCGATCACCAAAGCCAAACTCCGTAACCGTTACCGCAAACGCCTCGCCGCGCTCGACGGCCGCGGGCGCGAGCGGCTGGAGGCCGAATGGGAACGGACCATGCCGCTGTTCCCCGGCGCGCACCTAAACCCCGATCTGACCCTGGAAGTCTCCTACACCTCGTTCAGCAAGACATGGAAGAAATGGTTCGCCGGCCTGGGCCTGTCCGGGATCACCACCCACCAGACCCGCGCAACGCTGGCAACATCGCTGCTCAACAACGGTGCACCGGCAGAACTGGTCCGCCAACTGCTCGGCCATTTCTCCGACGAAGCACTCGCACACTACGCCCGCTACAACGACGCAAGCATGGCCAAGCACCTCAAGCAGATCTGGGCCGCCGGACCAGGAACCAACAAACCCGGCACCATCCTGCTGCGCCCCGGCGACCTCGACGCTGACCCGGCGACGCTTCGCGACAGGATCGACCTCGCGGTCATCCCGGTCGAGCACGGAATCTGCCGGTACGGGCCCGTCGTCGGCGGCGAGAGCTGCCCCTTCGCGAAGAACTGCACCAACGGCCCGCAAGGCCCGTGCGAGCACTTCGCCCTCACCGGCGCTGATCTGGCGTACTGGGAACGCAAGCGCGACGCCGCTTTCCATTTCGCCGAGGGCGCCCCTAACGAGGACGCCCGCGACTACATCCTGTCTGCCTGGGACCCGTGGCAGCCGGTTCTCGCCGGATTACGCGAAGCCCTTGATGAGCTCGGCCTGCTCGAAGAAGCCGAAAAGCTCGACCTGCGCAGCCCCACCCATGACTACTTCCATCCGGTGTTCACCACCGGCTGGACGCTCGACCAACTCACCCCCACCGGTTCAAGGATCGGAGACGACGACCGCATGACTACGCACAGTCCAAAACCACGAGTTGCCGCAAAGCGCCGACGCCCAGTGGAAGCGATCGAGAAACGAGCACACCGCAGCATCGAGTGCGAACAACGGGTCCGAAAAGCGTTGAACAGACTCACGAAAACCGGGATTCCATTCACCGTCAAAGACGTGTGCGACCTCGCCGGGGTCGGCAAGACATTCATCTACGACCCGCGCCATCCCGAACTTACCCAGGCCATCCTCGACGCGCGCAACGCCTCGCAGATCGCCGTTACGACCCGGGCAGAAGACCGCGTTGACGGTCGAACCTCGTCCTGGCGCGAAAGAGCCATCAACGCCGAATCCCACGCCAAGAAGCTCAAATCCGACCTAGCCGACCGGGATTCACGCATCGCCGACCTTGTCGGTCAGCTCTACGACCCCGACGGCGTGCATCTAGTAGACGAGAACGCCCGGCTGAGAGGCCTGCTGGCCGTTGCGAATCAGAACCTCAAAGACGTGCACACCGAAGTCCAGAAGCTCACGCGATCGCTCGACGCGGCACGAGCCAACGTCAAACGGGAGCGCCAACGCAACGTGACTCAGCTGTTCACCGCCGACCACCCCGTCCAGCAGTAG
- a CDS encoding HAD-IB family hydrolase: MLGAVTASDPAAGAAAAPRQEAESSAPVRTAAFFDLDKTVIAKSSTLAFSKPFFNQGLLNRQAVLKSTYAQFLFLMSGADHDQMDRMRSYLTNMCTGWDVEQVKSIVAETLHDIVDPLVFAEAANLIADHKLCGRDVVVVSASGEEIVAPIARELGANHSMATRMVVEDGKYTGDVDFYCFAEGKVEAIEELAAREGYALEHCYAYSDSITDLPMLEAVGHPAVVNPDRALRKEAAARGWPVLTFTRPVSLRDRLPAPSGAAVATTLAVGASALAAGAVTYSLLRRLNF; encoded by the coding sequence ATGCTGGGAGCCGTGACCGCATCCGATCCGGCCGCCGGGGCCGCGGCCGCGCCGCGTCAGGAGGCCGAGTCGAGCGCTCCGGTGCGCACCGCGGCCTTCTTCGATCTCGACAAAACGGTGATTGCCAAGTCCAGCACCCTCGCTTTTAGCAAACCTTTTTTCAACCAGGGACTGCTGAACCGGCAAGCCGTCCTCAAGTCCACCTATGCACAGTTTCTGTTCCTGATGTCCGGCGCCGACCACGATCAGATGGACCGCATGCGGTCCTACCTGACCAACATGTGCACCGGCTGGGACGTCGAACAGGTCAAGTCGATCGTCGCGGAGACGCTGCATGACATCGTCGACCCGCTGGTCTTCGCCGAGGCCGCGAACCTGATCGCCGACCACAAGCTGTGTGGCCGCGACGTCGTGGTGGTCTCGGCATCGGGCGAGGAGATCGTCGCGCCCATCGCCCGCGAACTCGGTGCCAACCATTCGATGGCCACGCGCATGGTGGTCGAGGACGGCAAGTACACCGGCGACGTCGACTTCTACTGCTTCGCGGAAGGCAAGGTCGAGGCGATCGAGGAACTCGCGGCCCGCGAGGGCTATGCGCTCGAGCACTGCTACGCCTACTCGGACTCCATCACCGATCTGCCGATGCTTGAGGCCGTCGGCCACCCGGCCGTGGTGAACCCGGATCGCGCCCTGCGCAAGGAGGCCGCCGCCCGCGGCTGGCCGGTACTGACCTTCACCCGCCCGGTCTCGCTGCGGGACCGGCTGCCGGCGCCGTCGGGCGCCGCCGTGGCCACCACCCTGGCCGTCGGCGCCAGTGCCCTCGCGGCCGGCGCCGTGACGTACTCGCTGCTCCGTCGACTGAACTTCTGA
- a CDS encoding galactan 5-O-arabinofuranosyltransferase: MGTGFSTAARMVWSAAIAVTVSVFSLFSIGQVRWPATPHGVGLEVWTSVGQVVCLVALVGAGCLWRRGRQLLARLIAVVSLAAFVVVTLGIPLGGTKLYLFGISVDQQFRTEYLTRLTDSPALADMTYTGLPAFYSPGWFWIGGRAAHLAGMPGWEVLKPWAITSIAIAAVLAFVLWSALVKFEHALIVTAATTATMLASASAEPYSAIITTLLPPVLVLAWSGLRAESGGHRAGGWAAVIGVGMFLGVTATFYTLLFGLGALTVTVMAALLAVTRRSTQPLVRLTAMGTIAIAIGLTTWSPFLLRVVRAPVSNTGSPWHYLPAAGAVLTFPMLQFTLLGALCMLGTLWLVVRARSSVPADALAIGVVTVYLWSPLSMLATLEGTTLLSFRLQPTLTTLLAAAGAFGFIEATQALAHARPAWSRNIVVMAAVVGAVGAIAFVCDIPNTLRPDLVVAYADTDGDGHRADGQSAGVERYYAEIDKQITSTTGRPRNQTVVMTADYGFLAIYPYWGFQGLTPHYANPLAQFDTRATEIESWPELTTSAQLAARLDGLPWPAPTVFLMHRGADKTYTLRLAKDVYPNQPNVKRYTIELDSALFDGPQFTVIDIGPFTLAVRTLLPRQNLVTPPSRYGGDK; the protein is encoded by the coding sequence ATGGGGACCGGGTTTTCGACGGCTGCTCGCATGGTCTGGTCGGCGGCGATCGCGGTGACGGTGTCAGTGTTCTCGCTCTTTTCGATCGGGCAAGTCCGTTGGCCGGCAACGCCTCACGGCGTCGGACTCGAGGTATGGACCTCGGTGGGGCAGGTGGTCTGTCTGGTCGCGCTCGTTGGTGCCGGTTGCCTGTGGCGCCGCGGCCGGCAGCTACTCGCGAGGCTGATCGCGGTGGTATCTCTGGCCGCATTCGTGGTCGTCACACTCGGCATACCCCTTGGCGGAACCAAGCTGTACTTGTTTGGAATCTCGGTCGATCAGCAGTTTCGCACCGAGTACCTGACCCGGCTTACCGACAGTCCCGCTTTGGCCGACATGACCTATACCGGGCTGCCCGCGTTCTACTCGCCGGGTTGGTTTTGGATCGGCGGCCGTGCGGCACACCTTGCCGGCATGCCGGGCTGGGAGGTGCTCAAGCCCTGGGCGATCACATCGATTGCCATCGCCGCCGTGCTGGCATTCGTGCTGTGGTCGGCACTGGTCAAGTTCGAACATGCGCTGATAGTCACGGCCGCGACCACCGCCACCATGCTCGCCTCCGCTTCAGCGGAGCCTTACAGCGCAATAATCACCACGCTGCTGCCACCGGTGCTGGTGCTCGCCTGGTCAGGTTTACGCGCAGAAAGTGGCGGGCACCGCGCCGGTGGCTGGGCCGCAGTGATCGGCGTCGGCATGTTCCTTGGCGTGACCGCGACGTTCTACACGCTGCTTTTCGGCCTCGGCGCTCTGACCGTGACGGTGATGGCCGCCCTGCTGGCGGTCACTCGACGCAGCACGCAGCCCCTGGTGCGTCTGACTGCCATGGGGACTATCGCCATCGCCATCGGCCTGACGACATGGTCGCCGTTTCTTCTGCGGGTGGTGCGAGCACCAGTATCCAACACTGGAAGTCCCTGGCACTACCTGCCCGCGGCCGGTGCGGTGCTGACCTTTCCGATGTTGCAATTCACGCTGCTGGGGGCGCTCTGCATGCTGGGCACGCTCTGGCTGGTAGTACGGGCCCGTTCGTCAGTTCCAGCCGATGCTCTAGCCATCGGAGTAGTGACCGTCTACTTGTGGTCACCGCTGTCGATGCTGGCCACGCTAGAGGGCACCACTCTGTTGTCGTTTCGGCTGCAGCCCACGCTGACCACATTGTTGGCCGCCGCCGGAGCGTTCGGGTTTATCGAGGCGACGCAGGCCCTCGCGCATGCGCGGCCTGCGTGGAGCCGCAACATCGTTGTCATGGCAGCCGTCGTCGGAGCCGTCGGGGCGATCGCATTCGTTTGCGACATCCCCAACACGTTGAGACCCGACCTGGTGGTTGCGTACGCCGACACCGACGGTGACGGCCACCGCGCCGACGGCCAGTCGGCCGGGGTCGAGCGGTACTACGCCGAGATCGATAAGCAGATCACCAGCACGACGGGCCGCCCCCGCAACCAAACCGTCGTTATGACCGCCGACTACGGCTTCCTCGCCATCTACCCGTACTGGGGGTTCCAAGGGCTGACCCCGCACTACGCTAACCCGTTGGCGCAGTTCGATACTCGCGCAACAGAGATTGAAAGCTGGCCTGAGCTCACGACATCGGCGCAACTGGCCGCCCGCCTCGACGGGTTGCCATGGCCAGCGCCGACGGTGTTCCTCATGCACCGCGGCGCCGACAAGACCTACACGCTGCGCCTGGCCAAAGACGTCTACCCCAACCAACCCAACGTCAAGCGCTACACCATCGAACTGGACTCAGCTCTGTTCGACGGCCCGCAGTTCACCGTCATCGACATCGGCCCGTTCACTCTGGCCGTCAGAACGCTTCTGCCGCGACAAAACCTGGTGACTCCTCCCTCGCGATACGGGGGTGACAAATGA
- a CDS encoding type II secretion system F family protein, with amino-acid sequence MSAMPVLLLAVAILLIPGPAVHRIRPRPPDRPSPSAAPDDPLAVPSSLDVLAACLSAGMATGAAAGAAVASAPAGLAAVLRRAAELLALGAGPATAWAEPARGTDPHVIALLRLARRSAASGAAMAQGVAELAEQARADAGDAADAAAERANVLIAGPLGLCYLPAFVCLGIVPVVAGLAGDVFRSGVF; translated from the coding sequence ATGAGCGCGATGCCGGTTCTCCTGCTCGCCGTGGCGATTCTGCTGATCCCCGGGCCGGCGGTGCACCGAATCCGGCCCCGCCCGCCGGACCGGCCCTCGCCGTCCGCGGCGCCCGACGACCCATTGGCGGTGCCGTCGAGCTTGGACGTGCTGGCAGCCTGCCTTTCGGCAGGCATGGCGACCGGTGCGGCGGCCGGGGCGGCGGTCGCGTCGGCGCCGGCTGGTCTGGCAGCTGTGCTGCGTCGCGCGGCCGAACTCCTGGCCCTGGGTGCCGGCCCGGCGACGGCCTGGGCCGAGCCGGCGCGCGGTACGGACCCGCACGTGATCGCACTGCTGCGGCTGGCGCGGCGGTCAGCGGCGTCGGGCGCCGCGATGGCGCAGGGCGTCGCCGAACTGGCCGAGCAGGCCAGGGCCGACGCCGGGGACGCGGCGGACGCGGCCGCCGAGCGGGCCAATGTGTTGATCGCCGGTCCGCTCGGGCTCTGCTATCTGCCGGCATTCGTCTGTCTCGGCATCGTGCCGGTGGTCGCCGGGCTGGCCGGTGACGTGTTCCGGTCCGGGGTGTTCTGA
- a CDS encoding tyrosine-type recombinase/integrase, translating into MRAGTSAGLFACTVPAPPSWPVLAAYCVNVRYVRGEPVPLCHELHVAMRSSHCYVGGADLLEGGFTVRRIGHAGGRQSYWIFTPSGELHRPSLDVLTRFGPSTQETYAYSLVDHLNWLHVNRKPTTAVTLDDLRRYMNGLTGAADGVYGVPWRAPKQKPLGAAAAANVATIVKVYYLALAANGQASGELVAGFETAPRTSKHKGSRQVTSNPLAPRKSARRPRFLADAVVASLFEPSVLTTARDLMIVTWLHDGGMRVGGMCGLRFCDLHLSDNHPCGQRADPHIHIVGRDDNPNRARAKAYASAGLSVDGYVLDGVIRAVSPAMISTFYGYLLDEYHPIAHLVDHEQVLVHVQGSSPGRALSTSAVRKMLRRSCERAGLNARITPHAFRHRAAAALYAATDFNAEMVAQEFGWSSPSMVTELYGKSANREAMQHLHRLWETAPGLTTGTSGDGAQA; encoded by the coding sequence ATGCGGGCGGGCACCTCGGCGGGGCTGTTCGCATGCACCGTCCCGGCCCCGCCCTCGTGGCCGGTCTTAGCTGCCTATTGCGTGAACGTTCGGTACGTTCGCGGCGAGCCTGTTCCCCTGTGTCACGAACTCCACGTAGCAATGCGTTCGTCACATTGCTACGTGGGAGGTGCGGACTTGCTCGAAGGTGGATTCACTGTCCGGAGGATTGGTCACGCGGGCGGCCGGCAGTCGTACTGGATTTTCACGCCGTCAGGGGAACTGCACCGGCCGTCGCTGGATGTCTTGACCCGGTTTGGCCCGTCAACCCAAGAAACGTATGCCTACAGCCTGGTTGATCACCTGAATTGGCTTCATGTGAATCGCAAGCCCACCACCGCGGTGACGCTGGATGACCTGCGCCGCTATATGAATGGGCTCACCGGCGCAGCGGATGGTGTCTACGGCGTGCCGTGGCGAGCACCGAAGCAAAAACCGTTGGGCGCGGCGGCAGCAGCCAACGTGGCCACCATCGTGAAGGTCTACTACCTCGCCCTGGCGGCGAACGGACAGGCCAGCGGCGAACTGGTCGCCGGCTTCGAGACCGCGCCCAGGACGTCGAAACACAAAGGCTCGCGGCAGGTCACATCAAATCCGTTGGCGCCCCGCAAGTCTGCACGCCGACCACGATTCCTGGCGGACGCGGTGGTCGCGTCGTTGTTCGAGCCGTCGGTGCTGACCACCGCACGCGATCTGATGATCGTCACATGGCTTCACGACGGTGGCATGCGGGTCGGCGGCATGTGCGGCCTGCGTTTTTGCGACCTTCACCTGTCCGACAACCACCCGTGCGGCCAACGCGCCGACCCGCATATCCATATAGTCGGCCGGGATGACAACCCCAACCGGGCACGAGCCAAGGCGTATGCGTCTGCCGGTCTGAGCGTGGACGGCTATGTCCTGGACGGGGTGATCCGAGCGGTGAGCCCGGCGATGATCAGTACGTTCTACGGATATTTGCTTGACGAGTACCACCCGATTGCGCATTTGGTTGACCACGAGCAGGTGCTGGTGCATGTGCAGGGTTCGTCGCCGGGGCGGGCGCTGAGCACCTCGGCTGTGCGCAAGATGCTGCGCCGGTCGTGTGAGCGGGCCGGTCTCAATGCCCGGATCACCCCGCACGCGTTCCGTCACCGGGCTGCTGCGGCCTTGTACGCGGCGACGGATTTCAACGCGGAGATGGTTGCTCAGGAGTTCGGCTGGAGCAGTCCGTCGATGGTCACTGAGTTGTACGGGAAGTCGGCGAACCGAGAAGCGATGCAGCACCTGCACCGCTTGTGGGAAACGGCGCCCGGCTTGACCACCGGCACCAGCGGTGACGGAGCCCAGGCATGA
- a CDS encoding type II secretion system F family protein has product MSAALLLALAVLVAPGPCGPTRLGHRKRLAGAGSRSGPRLLWSVAAVLAVVALVVLSLPVLLAGAAVVGTAGLRWRRSRQAAQRAEEAQTLQGALGILVGELRAGAHPVAAFDAAAHEVDGPVAVALGEVAARARLGADVSAGLRAVAASSALPAHWQRLAVYWQLALDHGLAIAPLMRAAERDVVARERFTSRIRAGMAGARTTAAVLSGLPALGIVLGQLIGAHPVRFLLGEGAAVLAVGVVLCCLGLLWSDRIITRAQR; this is encoded by the coding sequence GTGAGTGCCGCGCTGCTGTTGGCGCTGGCTGTGCTGGTCGCGCCCGGCCCGTGTGGGCCAACGCGGTTGGGACATCGAAAACGCTTGGCGGGAGCGGGTTCTCGCAGTGGACCGCGGTTGCTCTGGTCGGTGGCGGCCGTGCTCGCCGTCGTGGCGCTCGTCGTCCTGTCGCTGCCGGTGCTGCTGGCCGGGGCGGCGGTGGTCGGGACCGCCGGGCTCCGGTGGCGGCGCTCGCGGCAGGCGGCGCAGCGTGCCGAGGAAGCACAGACCCTGCAGGGTGCACTCGGCATTCTGGTCGGCGAATTGCGGGCCGGGGCGCATCCGGTCGCGGCGTTCGATGCCGCGGCCCATGAAGTGGACGGGCCCGTCGCGGTGGCGTTGGGGGAGGTCGCGGCGCGGGCGCGGCTGGGGGCCGACGTCTCGGCCGGTCTGCGCGCCGTCGCGGCATCGTCGGCGCTGCCGGCCCATTGGCAGCGCCTCGCCGTGTACTGGCAGTTGGCGCTCGACCACGGCCTGGCCATCGCCCCGCTGATGCGCGCCGCTGAGCGTGACGTCGTTGCACGTGAACGCTTCACGTCGCGGATCCGGGCGGGCATGGCAGGTGCGCGAACGACGGCAGCCGTGCTGTCGGGGCTGCCCGCACTCGGAATTGTGTTGGGGCAGTTGATCGGTGCGCACCCCGTGCGCTTCCTGCTGGGCGAGGGCGCGGCCGTGCTGGCGGTCGGTGTGGTGCTGTGCTGCCTCGGGTTGCTGTGGTCGGACCGGATCATCACGCGGGCGCAGCGATGA
- the ssd gene encoding septum site-determining protein Ssd, with the protein MTTNGALALIADPGLREEIERIAAAAGIRVVYAAEPSGRKAWVGAAAVLLDVAAARRCRELGMPRRPAVVLIATDAPGTCEFEAAMVIGAQEVITLPGQESGLVGVLSDAAAGESDGRRGAVVAVIGGRGGGGASVFAVALAQVAAEPDRECLLVDVDAWGGGLDLALGAEGDAGLRWPDLTAAGGRLSYPALRDALPRRRGVVVLAAGRTGAELRPTALAAVMDAGSRAGATVICDVPRQSSAAAETVLAAADLVVVVTPAEVRACAATRVVADWVTAVNPNVGLVVRGPAPGGLRAAEMSAILGLPLLAAMRAESSLDGALERGGLGRSLRSRSPLAVAARRVLTVLRQQPGEAA; encoded by the coding sequence ATGACTACGAACGGGGCACTGGCCCTGATCGCCGACCCCGGACTGCGCGAGGAAATCGAGCGCATCGCCGCGGCGGCGGGCATCCGGGTGGTGTACGCGGCAGAGCCCTCGGGCCGCAAGGCGTGGGTCGGTGCGGCGGCGGTCCTGCTGGACGTCGCGGCGGCGCGGCGCTGTCGCGAGCTCGGGATGCCGCGGCGGCCCGCCGTGGTGTTGATCGCCACCGACGCGCCGGGCACCTGCGAGTTCGAGGCCGCGATGGTGATCGGTGCGCAGGAGGTCATCACCCTGCCCGGCCAGGAATCGGGGCTCGTCGGCGTCCTGTCGGATGCCGCGGCCGGTGAATCCGACGGGCGCCGTGGCGCCGTGGTCGCGGTGATCGGCGGACGTGGCGGCGGCGGTGCGTCGGTCTTCGCGGTCGCGTTGGCGCAGGTCGCGGCCGAACCGGACCGCGAGTGCCTACTTGTCGACGTCGACGCCTGGGGTGGCGGCCTCGATCTCGCCCTGGGTGCCGAGGGCGACGCCGGCCTGCGCTGGCCGGACCTGACGGCAGCAGGGGGACGGCTCAGTTATCCGGCCCTGCGCGATGCGCTACCGCGCCGGCGCGGGGTGGTGGTGCTGGCGGCCGGCCGCACCGGTGCCGAGTTGAGGCCGACGGCGCTCGCCGCGGTGATGGACGCCGGGAGCCGCGCCGGCGCGACCGTCATCTGCGACGTGCCGCGGCAGTCGTCGGCGGCGGCCGAGACGGTGCTGGCCGCAGCCGATCTCGTGGTCGTGGTGACGCCGGCGGAGGTGCGCGCCTGCGCGGCGACCCGGGTCGTGGCCGACTGGGTGACGGCGGTCAACCCGAATGTCGGCCTCGTGGTCCGGGGTCCCGCGCCCGGTGGGCTGCGCGCCGCCGAGATGTCCGCGATCCTCGGACTGCCGCTGCTGGCGGCCATGCGTGCGGAGAGCAGCCTCGACGGTGCGCTGGAGCGAGGCGGTCTCGGCCGGAGTCTGCGGAGCCGGTCACCGCTGGCCGTCGCCGCCCGTCGTGTCCTGACGGTGCTGCGCCAACAGCCGGGGGAGGCAGCGTGA